A DNA window from Triticum urartu cultivar G1812 unplaced genomic scaffold, Tu2.1 TuUngrouped_contig_5557, whole genome shotgun sequence contains the following coding sequences:
- the LOC125529372 gene encoding uncharacterized protein LOC125529372, with protein sequence MGMQQSTMTASGDGAKRALRRLPHVYSKVLELPLPADADVRAFEGTTALHFFAACGPMGEVRARLVRIYPGVVKVVVVHAGTGDDEYGDDMELDRWRYRLPEDCCPELAMAGYVDGQLIVTVPKGRGEGGDGARRCCSGAAGEIGGNLVAVQ encoded by the coding sequence ATGGGGATGCAACAGTCGACGATGACTGCGTCCGGCGACGGCGCCAAGAGGGCCCTCCGCCGGCTGCCGCACGTGTACAGCAAGGTGCTCGAGCTGCCGCTCCCGGCGGACGCCGACGTCAGGGCGTTCGAGGGCACCACCGCGCTCCACTTCTTCGCGGCCTGCGGCCCCATGGGCGAGGTGAGGGCGCGCCTCGTCAGGATTTACCCCGGGGTCGTCAAGGTGGTGGTGGTGCACGCTGGGACCGGAGACGACGAGTATGGCGACGACATGGAGCTTGATAGGTGGAGGTACCGGCTGCCTGAAGACTGTTGCCCGGAGCTGGCTATGGCCGGGTACGTCGACGGGCAGCTTATCGTGACGGTGCCCAAGGGCCGCGGCGAGGGCGGCGACGGGGCTCGGAGGTGCTGCAGTGGAGCAGCGGGGGAGATTGGTGGGAATCTCGTGGCCGTGCAATAG